The following coding sequences lie in one Chionomys nivalis chromosome 8, mChiNiv1.1, whole genome shotgun sequence genomic window:
- the Lcor gene encoding ligand-dependent corepressor isoform X2, with amino-acid sequence MQRMIQQFAAEYTSKNSSTQDPGQPNSTKNQSLPKASPVTTSPTAATTQNPVLSKLLMADQDSPLDLTVRKSQSEPSEQDGVLDLSTKKSPCASSTSLSHSSGCSSTQGNGEDSSEASAVDSNHPSKPPLEKFMVKLCTHHQKQFIRVLSDLYTESQPGSEDLQPLDSTVMDVSTCSAGCAQLSSRQSEKDDECLDGKSPASLSLFLDSSGSPSSLSVTEETMKEPSPETDSVDGRETALTIVQKESSEIPDARPNSRGSADSPTVGCLTALDSSSFNSLHSPKSLEGQTTGQEQDTSLKPREDTEDHAPASVESLTAVEVATENTEESGSCVSQRNSFKALSEETWDSGFMGNSSSTADKENALQCSSKTSLHQDLEGDEQDERPKQENHLHSLGRNKMGYQTYPSDIGHFDHSKGDWLAPNSTPAVHRASNGHSRTKMISASIKTARKSKRASGLRINDYDNQCDVVYISQPITECHFENQRSILSSRKTARKSTRGYFFNGDCCELPTVRTLARNLRSQEKGSCSPVVPEAVVTPKQTPTISTSKYTVDEQLPTIDEQLPTIDEQLPTVDEQLPTVGEQLPTVGEQLPTVDEQLPTVDEQLPTVDEQLPTVDEQLSTVDEQLPTVDEQLPTVDEQLSTVDEQLPTVDEQLPTVDEQLPTVDEQLPTVGVQLLEVDTPDNSRKERTTALEEGDKDMSSAKEHREPEVCLTVNEQDLSSSPRPGETTTYSPAHLLPAPLPDEDMPDVPEDSIVVSPPTASVLSFLEQDQPSASLWGSEETHTLQECHLAPTTRSTSFISGEDSEDLLYRPQSSPETVIREEHSLCSENESPTVDFDPPLGLKLSEHDQSISTEAETEDISGETLLLEAAMPLLEGNIVSDENPCEPEGGEAARGAGQLEMPDSDVRCSSENDPSQANVDSPENVDKKKKGKKLPEASDRCLRSQLVESSSADRCPGSQGLDSSTACPEIKVSKNPTVKRSKREGHSGGATPEGSVIDSIHREDLEDTENPSVSECSSDEDIKQEGEGVGVITRQTLKSLLAKEVKREEGETSPSSDPTTASQPLPGENLEISLWPKLDERGARVPSESIPCKRDPEQGKEKPGHIATQDVEAAVSVVDAEDTRSKDDAGLATSNLAGISASQNGDSAGLSKLVTRPKRLPSSTYNLRHAHCVDAFDTTKVTSEKKVTQVNPAPKENEASKSVESLDEDDADTVVEEQPKFMGWCAEEENQELIANFNAQYLKVQKGWIQLEKEAQPTARARSKSDKLKEIWKSKKRSRKCRGSLEVQKFSPVQMLFMTNFKLSNICKWFLETTETRSLVIVKKLNTRLPGDVPLVKNPLQKYPPSTLYPSSLQAERLKKHLKKFPGAIPARNNWKTQKLWAKLRENSGRVEPEAGSDISLGPNSEDSAEEVREGRNSHPPTNLPTPASTRILRKYSNIRGKLRAQRLDSSLGGASEIKQGRKSVCINPLMSPKLALQVGADGFPVNPKRAEGSKGRRGKQMPETLIKVEGQNKRKRADSYGTRDDKDKGPATKASRALSARKLAAKDRVGQLSRKMTLKENKVRICKKAPGKSCPPSRKEREDANKRSSHPAAASDALTKPTKQRGTGEASSKPPKAGRRSRKLSSGRGRTRPLTKSPENRAAQRKRKLKAKLDSSQGKRRRLDAK; translated from the coding sequence TGAGGATTCATCAGAGGCATCAGCAGTAGATTCTAACCATCCATCGAAGCCCCCGCTGGAGAAGTTTATGGTCAAACTGTGCACGCATCATCAGAAGCAATTTATTCGTGTCCTGAGTGACCTATACACAGAATCTCAGCCAGGTTCTGAGGACCTGCAGCCTCTGGATTCCACAGTGATGGATGTCTCCACTTGCAGTGCGGGTTGTGCCCAGCTGAGCAGCAGACAAAGTGAAAAGGATGATGAGTGTCTTGATGGGAAGTCTCCTGCTTCTCTAAGTTTGTTCTTAGACTCATCGGGTTCTCCTAGCTCTCTGAGTGTGACTGAAGAAACTATGAAGGAACCATCTCCCGAGACAGACTCTGTAGATGGAAGAGAGACTGCCTTGACCATTGTCCAGAAAGAGTCCTCTGAAATTCCAGATGCTCGACCTAACTCCAGAGGATCAGCAGACAGTCCCACAGTGGGATGTCTCACTGCATTGGATTCTTCCTCTTTTAACTCCCTCCACAGTCCCAAAAGCTTAGAGGGCCAAACCACTGGGCAGGAACAAGACACCAGCTTGAAGCCCCGTGAGGATACTGAAGACCACGCCCCAGCCTCAGTCGAAAGTTTGACTGCAGTGGAAGTGGCAACTGAGAATACTGAAGAGAGTGGTAGCTGTGTTTCTCAAAGAAACTCATTCAAAGCTTTATCAGAAGAGACGTGGGACTCAGGGTTTATGGGAAACTCATCTAGTACTGCAGACAAAGAGAATGCTTTACAGTGTAGCTCAAAAACATCCTTACACCAGGATTTAGAGGGAGATGAACAAGATGAAAGGCCAAAGCAAGAGAACCATCTTCATTCACTGGGTAGAAACAAGATGGGTTACCAGACATACCCCAGTGACATCGGCCATTTTGATCATTCCAAAGGTGATTGGCTAGCTCCCAACTCCACGCCAGCTGTACACAGAGCATCCAATGGTCACTCACGAACCAAGATGATATCAGCCTCCATCAAGACTGCTCGGAAGAGTAAGAGGGCATCGGGCTTGAGGATAAATGATTATGACAACCAGTGTGATGTTGTTTACATCAGTCAACCAATAACAGAatgccactttgaaaatcaaagaTCCATATTATCTTCTCGTAAAACAGCCCGAAAGAGTACCCGGGGATACTTTTTTAATGGTGATTGTTGTGAACTGCCAACTGTTCGCACACTGGCCAGAAATTTACGTTCTCAAGAAAAGGGAAGCTGCTCACCAGTAGTACCAGAGGCAGTGGTGACTCCCAAGCAGACTCCTACAATTTCCACCTCAAAGTATACAGTAGATGAGCAGCTTCCCACCATAGATGAGCAGCTTCCCACCATAGATGAGCAGCTTCCCACAGTAGATGAGCAACTTCCCACAGTAGGTGAGCAGCTTCCCACAGTAGGTGAGCAGCTTCCTACAGTAGATGAGCAGCTTCCCACAGTAGATGAGCAACTTCCTACAGTAGATGAGCAGCTTCCCACAGTAGATGAGCAGCTTTCCACAGTAGATGAGCAACTTCCTACAGTAGATGAGCAGCTTCCCACAGTAGATGAGCAGCTTTCCACAGTAGATGAGCAACTTCCTACAGTAGATGAGCAGCTTCCCACAGTAGATGAGCAGCTTCCCACAGTAGATGAGCAGCTTCCCACAGTAGGTGTGCAGCTTCTGGAGGTAGATACCCCAGATAATTCTAGGAAGGAAAGAACCACTGCCCTTGAAGAAGGAGACAAAGACATGTCATCAGCTAAAGAGCATCGGGAGCCAGAGGTTTGCCTTACTGTGAATGAACAGGATCTTAGTAGCTCCCCTAGGCCAGGAGAGACCACAACCTATAGCCCAGCACATCTTCTGCCTGCTCCACTGCCTGATGAGGATATGCCTGATGTTCCAGAAGATAGCATTGTAGTCTCACCTCCTACAGCAAGTGTACTATCTTTCCTTGAGCAAGATCAGCCATCAGCTTCTCTTTGGGGTTCAGAGGAAACACATACACTCCAGGAgtgccacctggctcccacaaCCAGAAGCACCTCCTTCATCTCTGGAGAAGACAGTGAAGACTTGCTATATAGACCTCAGTCTTCTCCTGAAACAGTCATCAGAGAAGAGCATTCTCTGTGCTCAGAAAATGAAAGTCCTACTGTGGATTTTGATCCTCCCCTAGGTCTAAAACTGTCTGAGCACGACCAAAGCATCAGTACCGAGGCTGAAACTGAAGACATCTCTGGGGAGACACTGTTGCTAGAAGCCGCCATGCCCCTCCTGGAAGGCAACATTGTCAGTGATGAGAACCCATGTGAGCCTGAGGGAGGTGAGGCGGCAAGAGGAGCAGGGCAGCTGGAGATGCCTGACAGTGATGTAAGATGCTCATCAGAAAATGATCCAAGTCAGGCAAATGTTGACTCACCTGAGAATGTGGACAAGAAGAAAAAGGGTAAAAAGCTCCCTGAGGCCTCTGATAGGTGCCTAAGAAGTCAGCTTGTAGAGTCGTCCTCTGCTGACAGGTGCCCAGGAAGCCAGGGTTTGGATTCATCCACTGCTTGCCCTGAAATCAAGGTTTCTAAAAATCCTACTGTAAAGCGTTCTAAAAGAGAAGGGCACTCTGGTGGGGCAACACCTGAGGGCTCAGTGATTGACAGCATCCATAGAGAAGATCTGGAGGACACTGAAAACCCCAGTGTCAGTGAATGTTCCTCGGATGAAGATATCAAGCAGGAGGGTGAAGGAGTGGGAGTCATCACAAGGCAGACTCTTAAAAGCCTGCTAGCAAAGGAAGtcaaaagggaagaaggggagactTCCCCAAGCAGTGACCCCaccacagccagccagccactgcCTGGGGAGAATCTGGAAATCAGTCTCTGGCCCAAACTAGATGAGAGAGGTGCACGTGTGCCCTCAGAAAGCATTCCTTGTAAGAGGGACCCAGAGCAGGGAAAAGAGAAGCCGGGACACATTGCCACACAGGATGTGGAAGCCGCTGTGAGTGTGGTAGATGCTGAGGACACCCGCTCTAAAGATGACGCTGGCCTTGCTACATCTAACTTAGCTGGGATATCAGCCAGTCAGAATGGTGATTCTGCTGGGCTATCAAAATTGGTAACACGGCCTAAGAGATTGCCTTCTTCAACCTACAACCTGAGACACGCTCATTGTGTGGATGCCTTCGACACTACAAAAGTGACTTCTGAGAAGAAAGTCACACAAGTCAACCCAGCACCAAAGGAAAATGAAGCTTCCAAGAGTGTGGAGTCCTTAGATGAGGATGATGCAGACACGGTGGTGGAGGAGCAGCCCAAGTTCATGGGATGGTGTGCAGAGGAAGAGAACCAGGAGCTGATCGCCAACTTCAACGCCCAGTACCTGAAAGTTCAGAAGGGCTGGATTCAGTTGGAGAAAGAAGCGCAGCCAACAGCAAGAGCAAGGAGCAAGTCCGACAAGCTGAAGGAGATTTGGAAGAGCAAGAAGAGGTCACGGAAGTGTAGGGGTTCATTGGAGGTGCAGAAGTTCTCTCCTGTTCAGATGCTGTTTATGACGAACTTTAAACTGTCTAATATCTGTAAGTGGTTCTTAGAGACAACAGAAACTCGGTCTCTGGTGATTGTGAAGAAATTAAATACTCGTCTTCCCGGAGATGTACCCCTTGTTAAAAACCCTCTTCAGAAGTACCCTCCTTCCACCCTGTACCCTAGTTCACTACAGGCAGAACGCTtgaaaaaacacttaaagaaatttcCTGGAGCCATTCCTGCTAGGAATAATTGGAAAACACAAAAGCTATGGGCTAAACTACGAGAGAATTCTGGCCGGGTAGAACCAGAGGCTGGCAGTGACATCAGCCTCGGCCCTAACAGTGAAGACAGTGCggaggaagtcagggaaggtagAAATAGCCATCCTCCCACCAACTTGCCTACTCCAGCCAGCACCCGGATCCTTAGAAAGTATTCCAATATTCGAGGAAAGCTCAGAGCCCAGCGCCTGGATAGCTCACTGGGTGGGGCTTCCGAAATTAAGCAGGGCCGAAAGAGTGTGTGCATCAACCCGCTGATGTCCCCCAAGCTGGCCCTCCAGGTGGGTGCAGATGGCTTTCCTGTCAACCCCAAGAGGGCTGAAGGAAgcaaggggagaagagggaagcagaTGCCTGAAACCTTGATTAAAGTGGAAGGTCAGAACAAGCGCAAAAGAGCAGACAGCTATGGCACTCGGGATGATAAGGACAAGGGGCCAGCAACAAAAGCCAGCAGAGCTCTTTCTGCCAGGAAGCTAGCTGCAAAGGACAGAGTCGGCCAACTGTCCAGGAAGATGACCTTGAAAGAGAATAAAGTGAGGATCTGTAAAAAGGCTCCCGGGAAGAGCTGCCCACCttccaggaaagagagagaggatgcaAACAAAAGGTCTAGCCATCCTGCTGCAGCCTCTGACGCGCTGACAAAGCCTACAAAACAAAGGGGGACGGGAGAAGCCTCTTCAAAGCCCCCAAAGGCcggaaggaggagcaggaagctgagcagtGGTAGGGGCCGAACCAGACCCTTGACAAAAAGCCCAGAGAACCGGGCTgcccagagaaagagaaagctcaAGGCCAAACTGGACTCTTCCCAGGGCAAACGGAGGCGCTTAGATGCCAAGTGA